From the Streptomyces sp. Sge12 genome, the window CGGGGTCCCCCCGGGCCGTGGACGGGTGGATCGGAGGTAGGTTCGGAGGGTGACCGACCACACCGACCACTCCGAACCCACCGCCGCCACCGACGGGCCCACGGGCCGTATCGTCCTGCTGACCACCAGCCACCGGGTCGCCCCCGGCGTGCTGTCCTGGCCGGCGTGGCAGACCCTGCACGCCGCGGACCGGGTGCTGTGCGCCGACCCCGGCCACCCGCAGCTGCCGTACCTGCGGGAGGCGGGCATCGAGGTCGCGTTCGAGAGCCCGGACGCGCAGGCGCTGGTCGAGGCCTGCGCGGGCGGCCGTACGGTCGTCGTGCTCCCGGGCGGCGAGGGCGACCAGCGGCTCACCGACGGGCTGGCCCGGCTGGCCGGCTCGGGCCGGGTCTCCATGCCCGACCTGGAGCTCCTGCCCGGCTCCTACGACCTGCCGGGCGCGCGCCTGCTCGACCTCGTGCAGGTGATGGACCGGGTCCGGCGCGAGTGCCCGTGGACCTCCCGGCAGACCCACCGGGGACTGGCCAAGTACGCGATCGAGGAGGCGTACGAGCTGGTCGAGGCCATCGAGGACGGGGACCGGGACGAGCTGCGCGAGGAGCTCGGGGACGTGCTGCTCCAGGTGGTCTTCCACGCGCGGATCGCCGAGGAGGCCGGCGGGCGCGGCGAGGAGGGCGAAGACGGCGAGGACGGCGAGGAGGCGGAGGAGGCCTTCTCCATCGACGACGTGGCCGGGGCCCTGGTGACGAAGCTGATCCACCGGCACCCGCACGTCTTCGGCGATGCGCAGGCCGAGACCCCGGAGGACGTCAACGCGCACTGGCAGCGCACCAAGGCGGTGGAGAAGCAGCGGGAGTCGGTCACCGACGGGATCCCGGTGGGCCAGCCCGGTCTGGCGCTCGCGGCCAAGCTCGCGGGCCGGGTCCGGACGGGCGGCGTGGCCGTGGAGCTGCCCCGCGGCGAGGGCATCGGGTACGAGCTGCTGGAACTCGCGGCGCGTGCCGAGGCGGAGGGGACCGACCCCGAGACCGCGCTGCGCGCGGCGGCCCGCGCCTACCGGGACGCGATCCGGGTGGCCGAGGGCCTCGCGGAGCCGGGCCAGTAGCCCGGCCCGGCCGCCAGGACGCCCCCTAAGGGAGTCTCGGTGCGCGGGCCGAGGGGTTGTGCCAGTGGGGCGTCGGCGGGTTCAGGAACCACTCGCCGAAGCCCAGCGGGCGGTCCCCGGGCGCGGGGCCCCGGGCCGGTACGGCGTCGTGGAAGAGGCGCCCGGGGCGGGCGCCCAGCTCCCGGAGGAGGTGGGCGGTCTCGTCGATGAACTGCGGCGGGCCGCTGAGGTAGACGTCCTGGTCCGGCCACAGGCCCCGGTGGCCCAGCGCCGTCGCGAGCCGGTCGGTGGCCTGGTTGCGGTGCCGCCCGGGGGCGGGCGTGATGTAGGTGACGGCGAGCCAGCCGCAGCTGGCGGCGTACGCGTCGATGAGCGGGCGGTCGTAGAGGTGCGCGCCGTCCCGGGCCACCACGAAGAGCCGTACGTCCTGGTCCGGGGGATGCTCCGCGAGGTCCTCCAGCATGGCGCGGATCGGCGCCCAGCCGGTGCCGGCGGCGATGAGGCTGACCGGGCGGTCCTCGCGGCGGAAGACCAGCTGCCCGCCGGCGGCGCCGAGCCGCAGTACGTCCCCCGGCCGGGTCTCGCGGACCAGGGCGGTGCTCAGGCGCCCCCGGTCGATCCGGCTGACGTGCAGGTCGACGGTGCCGTCGGGGCGGGGGGCGTTGCCTATGGAGTACGTGCGCCAGGTCGTCGGGACCCGATCGCTGCTCACGCTCGTGTACTGGCCCGGGAGATAGGGGAAGGGCAGGTGCGGCCGCAGGGTCAGCACCCCGATGTCCGGCCCGTACTGGAGGTGGCGCACGACCTCCGCGTCCCACCAGGGCGGGTCCTCGCTCGCCTCGGCGCCGGAGGTCATCGCGTCGGCGATCACCTGGTAGGCCTCGGCCCAGGCCTTCTCGACCGGCGGGGTCCAGGCCGCGCCGGAGGTCTCGGCGAGCGCGGCGAGCAGGCTGGCGCCGACGGCCGCGTAGTGCTCGGGGCGGACCAGGAACTTGCGGTGGTCGCGTCCCAGGTCGTGCAGGTAGGGGCGGAGCGTTCCGTCGTCGAGGTGGGCGATGACGTGGGTGAGCGCGGCGAAGAGCCGGTCCCGCTGGCGTTCCATGTCGTGGAGGGAGTCCGGGAAGAGGGCACGGACACCGGGGTTGTGCCAGAAGAGGTGGGAGTAGAAGAACTTGACGGCGTGCTCGGCCCGTCGCTCCACCACCGCGAAACTGCTTTTCAAGATCTTCACATCCACAAAACCGAAAGTAGGAATGTCGGAGAAGG encodes:
- a CDS encoding globin domain-containing protein, whose protein sequence is MKILKSSFAVVERRAEHAVKFFYSHLFWHNPGVRALFPDSLHDMERQRDRLFAALTHVIAHLDDGTLRPYLHDLGRDHRKFLVRPEHYAAVGASLLAALAETSGAAWTPPVEKAWAEAYQVIADAMTSGAEASEDPPWWDAEVVRHLQYGPDIGVLTLRPHLPFPYLPGQYTSVSSDRVPTTWRTYSIGNAPRPDGTVDLHVSRIDRGRLSTALVRETRPGDVLRLGAAGGQLVFRREDRPVSLIAAGTGWAPIRAMLEDLAEHPPDQDVRLFVVARDGAHLYDRPLIDAYAASCGWLAVTYITPAPGRHRNQATDRLATALGHRGLWPDQDVYLSGPPQFIDETAHLLRELGARPGRLFHDAVPARGPAPGDRPLGFGEWFLNPPTPHWHNPSARAPRLP
- a CDS encoding nucleoside triphosphate pyrophosphohydrolase, with protein sequence MTDHTDHSEPTAATDGPTGRIVLLTTSHRVAPGVLSWPAWQTLHAADRVLCADPGHPQLPYLREAGIEVAFESPDAQALVEACAGGRTVVVLPGGEGDQRLTDGLARLAGSGRVSMPDLELLPGSYDLPGARLLDLVQVMDRVRRECPWTSRQTHRGLAKYAIEEAYELVEAIEDGDRDELREELGDVLLQVVFHARIAEEAGGRGEEGEDGEDGEEAEEAFSIDDVAGALVTKLIHRHPHVFGDAQAETPEDVNAHWQRTKAVEKQRESVTDGIPVGQPGLALAAKLAGRVRTGGVAVELPRGEGIGYELLELAARAEAEGTDPETALRAAARAYRDAIRVAEGLAEPGQ